The following are encoded in a window of Mycobacterium vicinigordonae genomic DNA:
- a CDS encoding zinc-binding metallopeptidase family protein — translation MRDFHCPTCGQRLTFENSECLSCGSSLGFSLDQMALLVIAKKDDEDHAGAVPAAEYKLCANLHLAECNWLVPVDPPGTLCESCSLTIERPNDADTVGLAEFARAEAAKRRLIAELREMKLPIIGRVEDPDYGLAFRLLSSAHEKVFTGHENGVITLDLAEGDDVHREQLRVEMDEPYRTLLGHFRHEVGHYYFYRLIRSPEYRQRFNELFGDPDADYQAALDRHYGEGAPAGWQETYVSSYATMHAAEDWAETFAHYLHIRDTLDTSAWCGLAAASATFDRPPLGPSGFQTIIDMWLPLSWSLNMVNRSMGHDDLYPFVLPPAVLEKMQFVHDVIDEVTSQLAVAR, via the coding sequence TTGCTGGTGATCGCCAAGAAAGACGACGAAGACCACGCCGGGGCGGTGCCCGCCGCGGAGTATAAGCTGTGCGCCAATCTCCATCTCGCCGAATGCAACTGGCTGGTTCCGGTCGATCCCCCGGGCACCCTGTGCGAGTCGTGCTCGCTGACCATCGAGCGCCCTAACGACGCGGACACCGTTGGGCTGGCGGAGTTCGCACGGGCCGAGGCGGCCAAGCGCCGGCTGATCGCCGAGTTGCGTGAGATGAAGCTTCCCATCATCGGCCGCGTGGAGGACCCAGATTACGGCCTGGCCTTCCGGCTGCTGTCCAGCGCCCACGAGAAAGTTTTCACCGGCCACGAAAACGGAGTCATCACACTGGATTTGGCTGAAGGTGACGACGTGCACCGGGAGCAGCTGCGGGTCGAGATGGACGAGCCTTACCGCACATTGCTGGGGCACTTCCGCCACGAGGTCGGGCACTACTACTTCTACCGGCTGATCAGGTCGCCCGAATACCGGCAGCGGTTCAACGAGCTGTTCGGCGACCCCGACGCGGACTACCAGGCTGCGCTGGACCGCCATTACGGCGAGGGTGCACCCGCGGGCTGGCAGGAGACCTATGTCTCGTCATACGCGACCATGCATGCCGCCGAGGATTGGGCTGAAACCTTCGCGCACTACCTGCACATCCGCGACACACTGGACACCTCGGCGTGGTGCGGCTTGGCGGCAGCGTCGGCAACCTTTGACCGACCACCCTTGGGCCCTAGCGGTTTTCAAACGATCATCGACATGTGGCTGCCATTGTCGTGGTCGCTGAACATGGTTAACCGGTCGATGGGACACGACGATCTGTACCCGTTCGTGTTGCCGCCGGCGGTGCTGGAGAAGATGCAGTTCGTGCACGACGTGATCGACGAGGTCACATCGCAACTGGCGGTAGCACGATAG
- a CDS encoding circularly permuted type 2 ATP-grasp protein — protein sequence MSGPSAFAGPRAGSAGAEDRHYDVDRLLAGYRTARAQEALFDLRDGPGVGYDEFVDADGNVRPGWHELADSIAERGRAGLDRLRSVVHSLIDHDGITYTGVAETPYAREAYLGHGPEPGLWHLDTLPLVVSAADWEILEAGLVQRSRLLDAALADLYGSRHLLTEGLLPPQLVFAHPGYVRPANGIEVPGHHQLFMHGCDLSRCADGGFQVNADWTQAPSGAGYALADRRVLAHAIPDLYERIAPRANTPFAQALRLALIDAAPDAAQDPVVVVLSPGIYSETAFDQAYLATLLGFPLVESADLVVRDGKLWMRSLGTLKRVDVVLRRVDALYADPLDLRADSRLGVVGLVETLHRGTVTVVNTLGSGILESPGLLRFLPELAERLLGEEPLLPSAQVYWGGIPAELSHLLANLSRLLIRPVDGGETLVGPTLSSTQLSDLTARIDAAPWRWTGQEPPTFSSAPTDHAGVLSSAGVGMRLFTVAQRGGYAPMIGGLGYVVAPGTAAYTLKTVAAKDIWVRPTERAIAEAVRLPSEPQPVKSGAGTWAVSSPRVLSDLFWMGRYGERAEDMARLLIVARERYHVYRHHQDSEESECVPLLMAALGRITGTDTGTGGADEYDPAEMIAVAPSMLWALTVEPGRPGSLIQSVEGLALAARAVRDQLSNDTWMVLANVERAVALRSDPPQSLAEADALLAAAQSQALAGMLTLAGVAGESMVRDVGWTMMDIGKRIERGLWLTALLAKTLTTIRSTVAEQSIVEATLVACESSVIYRRRTLGKISVAAVTELMLFDPQNPRSLLYQLEQLRAHLKDLPGSSGSSRPERIVDEIGTRLRRSDPVELEEINDGHRANLAELLDWVHAALRDLADAITATQLALPGGMQPLWGGPDERRTLPA from the coding sequence ATGAGCGGGCCTTCGGCGTTCGCCGGGCCCCGAGCGGGCTCTGCGGGGGCGGAGGACCGGCACTACGACGTCGACCGGCTGCTGGCCGGGTACCGCACCGCACGCGCCCAGGAAGCGCTGTTCGACCTGCGGGACGGGCCCGGCGTCGGCTACGACGAGTTCGTCGACGCCGACGGCAACGTCCGGCCGGGCTGGCACGAACTCGCCGACTCGATCGCCGAGCGCGGCCGGGCCGGGCTGGACCGGTTGCGGTCGGTCGTGCACAGCCTGATTGACCACGACGGCATCACCTATACCGGCGTCGCAGAAACGCCGTACGCGCGCGAGGCCTACCTCGGGCACGGACCGGAGCCGGGGCTGTGGCACCTGGACACACTGCCCCTGGTGGTCTCGGCGGCCGATTGGGAGATACTCGAAGCCGGGCTGGTACAGCGCTCCCGGCTGCTTGACGCGGCGCTCGCCGATCTTTACGGGTCGCGTCATCTGCTCACCGAGGGACTGCTGCCGCCGCAGCTGGTTTTCGCCCATCCCGGATACGTGCGGCCCGCCAACGGGATCGAGGTTCCTGGCCACCACCAACTGTTCATGCACGGATGCGACCTGAGCCGGTGCGCGGACGGCGGCTTTCAGGTCAATGCCGACTGGACGCAGGCCCCGTCCGGCGCCGGATACGCCCTGGCCGACCGGCGGGTGCTGGCGCACGCGATTCCGGACCTTTACGAACGGATCGCGCCGCGGGCGAACACCCCGTTCGCCCAGGCGCTGCGGCTGGCGCTGATCGACGCCGCGCCGGACGCGGCGCAGGACCCGGTGGTGGTGGTGCTCAGCCCCGGCATCTACTCCGAGACGGCGTTCGACCAGGCGTATCTGGCCACGCTGCTGGGTTTTCCGTTGGTGGAGAGCGCCGATCTGGTGGTACGCGACGGCAAGCTGTGGATGCGTTCGCTGGGCACGCTCAAGCGGGTCGACGTGGTGTTGCGCCGTGTCGACGCGCTCTACGCCGACCCGCTGGACCTGCGTGCCGACTCTCGGCTCGGCGTGGTCGGCCTGGTGGAGACCCTGCACCGCGGCACCGTGACCGTGGTCAACACCTTGGGCAGCGGGATACTGGAAAGCCCTGGGCTGCTTCGTTTTCTACCCGAGCTGGCCGAGCGGTTGCTCGGCGAGGAGCCGCTGCTGCCGTCGGCGCAGGTATATTGGGGCGGCATCCCGGCCGAACTCTCCCACCTGCTGGCCAACCTCTCGCGGCTGCTGATCCGGCCGGTGGACGGCGGGGAAACCCTTGTCGGTCCGACACTTTCGTCCACTCAGCTAAGTGACCTGACCGCCCGCATCGACGCAGCGCCGTGGCGGTGGACCGGCCAGGAGCCGCCGACGTTCTCTTCGGCGCCCACCGACCACGCCGGGGTGCTGTCTTCGGCGGGCGTCGGGATGCGGTTGTTCACCGTTGCCCAACGCGGCGGCTACGCCCCCATGATCGGCGGTCTTGGCTACGTGGTGGCACCGGGCACTGCCGCATATACATTGAAAACTGTTGCTGCAAAAGATATTTGGGTGCGTCCAACAGAACGTGCGATCGCCGAGGCGGTGCGTCTGCCGTCGGAGCCGCAGCCGGTGAAGTCTGGCGCGGGCACCTGGGCCGTCAGCTCGCCGCGCGTGCTTTCAGACCTGTTCTGGATGGGACGCTACGGCGAGCGCGCCGAGGACATGGCGCGGCTGCTGATCGTCGCGCGGGAGCGCTACCACGTCTACCGGCACCATCAGGACAGCGAAGAAAGTGAATGCGTGCCGCTACTGATGGCCGCGCTGGGACGCATCACCGGCACCGACACGGGAACCGGCGGTGCCGACGAGTACGACCCGGCCGAGATGATCGCCGTCGCGCCCTCGATGCTGTGGGCACTGACGGTGGAGCCGGGCCGACCCGGTTCGCTGATCCAGTCGGTGGAGGGGTTGGCGCTGGCCGCCCGCGCGGTACGCGATCAGCTGTCCAACGACACATGGATGGTGCTCGCCAATGTCGAACGCGCCGTTGCGCTTCGGTCCGACCCGCCGCAGTCGCTGGCCGAAGCCGACGCGTTGCTCGCCGCGGCTCAGTCCCAGGCGCTGGCGGGGATGCTGACGCTGGCCGGGGTGGCCGGTGAGTCGATGGTGCGCGACGTCGGCTGGACGATGATGGACATCGGCAAACGGATCGAACGGGGCTTATGGCTGACCGCGCTGCTGGCCAAAACGCTGACCACGATAAGAAGCACCGTCGCCGAGCAGTCGATCGTCGAGGCGACGCTGGTTGCCTGTGAGTCGTCGGTCATCTATCGGCGTCGCACCCTGGGCAAGATCAGCGTGGCCGCGGTGACCGAGTTGATGTTGTTCGATCCGCAGAACCCGCGCTCGTTGTTGTATCAGCTGGAGCAGTTGCGGGCGCACCTCAAAGACCTGCCCGGCTCGTCGGGGTCCTCGCGTCCCGAGCGGATTGTGGACGAGATCGGCACCCGGCTGCGCCGCTCGGATCCCGTTGAGCTGGAAGAGATCAACGATGGGCACCGGGCCAATCTGGCCGAGCTGCTGGACTGGGTGCACGCCGCGCTGCGCGACCTGGCCGACGCAATCACCGCCACGCAGCTGGCGCTGCCCGGCGGCATGCAGCCGCTGTGGGGAGGCCCCGACGAGCGCCGCACGCTACCGGCCTGA
- a CDS encoding DUF2126 domain-containing protein yields MSIKVALEHRTSYTFDKLVQVYPHIVRLRPAPHSRTPIEAYSLRVEPAEHFINWQQDALGNFLARLVFPKPTPELTITVGLIADLKVINPFDFFIEDWAETWPAAGLRYPKALAADLEPFMRPVDEYHDGSGPGELVQAWVRNFAVPAGTRTIDFLVALNHAINADVTYSLRMEPGVQTPDFTLRSGVGSCRDSAWLMVSILRQLGLAARFVSGYLVQLASDVEALDGPSGPAADFTDLHAWTEVYIPGAGWIGLDPTSGLFAGEGHIPLAATPHPSSAAPITGTTDPCTSVLEFSNTVTRVHEDPRVTLPYSDAAWRTICEVGHRVDERLAAGDVRLTIGGEPTFVSVDNQVDPEWRTAADGPHKRRLASQLAARLKAQWAPQGLVQRSQGKWYPGEPLPRWQIGLYWRADGRPLWTNEALLADPGTREPPQHADPVIDSAVARDVLATVAEGLGLPLSQVRPAYEDPLARLAAAVRMPAGDPVDPADDLRPGSGYDGAALLARLDDTVTVPVAFVLPIHRREDGSGWASADWQLRRGRLVLTEGDSPAGLRLPLDSISWRPPPTPFDADPAALGPLPLPEPAATGEPAVLVDAQGAPPTALVAEVRDGLLYIFLPPTTALEDFIDLISRVELAVAKAGTAVVIEGYGPPTDPRLISTTITPDPGVIEVNVAPTASFDDQRRQLETLYEQARLSRLSTESFEVDGTHGGTGGGNHITLGGVTPADSPLLRRPDLLVSLLTYWQRHPSLSYLFAGRFVGTTSQAPRVDEGRAEALYELEIAFAEIARLGGGGLKSNAKPWVTDRALRHLLTDITGNTHRAEFCIDKLYSPEGPRGRLGLLELRGFEMPPHLRMAMVQSLLVRSLVAWFWDEPLRAPLIRHGENLHGRYLLPHFLIHDIADVAADLRAHGIGFETSWLDPFTEFRFPRIGTAVFDGVEIELRGAIEPWNTLGEESSATGTARYVDSSVERVQVRVIGADRHRYAVTCNGYPVPLLATDNPDIHVGGVRFKAWQPPSALHPTISTDTPLQFELIDLTTGTSRGGCTYHVAHPGGRAYDEPPVNAVEAESRRSRRFEATGFTPGKLDLAGIREKQARLFTDIGAPGILDLRRVRTVQQ; encoded by the coding sequence ATGAGCATCAAAGTTGCACTGGAGCACCGCACCAGTTACACCTTTGACAAGCTGGTCCAGGTCTACCCGCACATCGTGCGGCTACGGCCGGCGCCGCACTCACGCACCCCGATCGAGGCTTACTCGTTGCGCGTCGAACCGGCCGAGCACTTCATTAACTGGCAGCAGGATGCGCTGGGCAACTTCCTGGCACGGTTGGTCTTTCCGAAACCCACCCCCGAGCTCACCATCACCGTCGGCCTGATCGCCGACCTCAAGGTGATCAACCCGTTCGATTTCTTCATCGAAGACTGGGCTGAGACGTGGCCAGCCGCGGGATTGCGCTACCCCAAAGCTTTGGCCGCCGACCTGGAGCCGTTCATGCGGCCCGTCGATGAGTACCACGACGGATCCGGGCCGGGCGAACTCGTGCAGGCCTGGGTGCGCAACTTCGCCGTCCCCGCCGGCACCCGCACGATCGACTTCCTGGTCGCGCTCAACCACGCAATCAACGCCGACGTCACCTACAGCCTGCGGATGGAGCCCGGCGTGCAGACACCGGATTTCACGCTGCGCAGCGGCGTGGGCTCGTGCCGCGACTCTGCCTGGCTGATGGTGTCGATCCTGCGGCAACTCGGCCTGGCCGCCCGCTTCGTGTCGGGCTACCTGGTACAACTGGCATCCGACGTGGAGGCACTGGACGGCCCGTCGGGGCCGGCCGCCGACTTCACCGACCTGCACGCCTGGACCGAGGTGTACATCCCCGGTGCGGGCTGGATCGGGCTGGACCCGACGTCCGGGCTGTTCGCCGGCGAGGGCCACATCCCGCTGGCGGCCACCCCGCACCCGTCGTCGGCGGCGCCGATCACCGGCACCACCGATCCCTGCACCTCGGTGCTGGAATTCTCCAACACCGTCACCCGCGTCCACGAAGATCCGCGGGTCACGTTGCCCTACTCCGACGCCGCCTGGCGGACCATCTGCGAGGTCGGCCACCGCGTCGACGAGCGGCTGGCCGCCGGCGACGTCCGGCTCACCATCGGCGGCGAACCCACCTTCGTGTCGGTGGACAACCAGGTCGACCCGGAATGGCGCACCGCTGCCGATGGCCCCCACAAACGCCGGCTGGCCTCACAACTTGCCGCCCGGCTCAAAGCCCAGTGGGCGCCACAGGGGCTGGTGCAGCGCAGCCAGGGCAAGTGGTACCCGGGAGAACCGTTGCCGCGCTGGCAGATTGGGCTGTACTGGCGCGCCGACGGCCGCCCGCTGTGGACCAACGAGGCGCTGCTGGCTGACCCCGGGACCCGGGAACCGCCGCAACACGCCGACCCGGTGATCGACAGCGCGGTCGCCCGCGATGTGCTCGCAACGGTTGCCGAGGGTCTGGGGCTGCCGCTCTCCCAGGTACGCCCGGCCTACGAGGACCCGCTGGCACGGCTGGCGGCCGCGGTGCGGATGCCAGCCGGCGACCCGGTGGATCCCGCCGACGACCTGCGTCCCGGCTCCGGGTACGACGGCGCCGCCCTGCTCGCCAGACTGGACGACACCGTCACGGTTCCGGTGGCATTCGTGCTCCCGATCCACCGCCGCGAGGACGGCTCCGGCTGGGCCAGCGCGGACTGGCAGCTGCGCCGCGGGCGGCTGGTGCTGACCGAGGGCGACTCACCCGCCGGCCTGCGGCTGCCGCTGGATTCCATCAGCTGGCGCCCGCCGCCGACGCCGTTCGACGCCGACCCGGCAGCCTTAGGGCCGTTGCCGCTACCCGAACCGGCCGCGACCGGCGAACCGGCGGTGCTGGTGGACGCGCAGGGCGCGCCACCGACCGCGCTTGTCGCCGAGGTCCGCGATGGCTTGCTCTACATCTTCCTGCCGCCCACCACGGCGCTGGAAGACTTCATCGATCTGATCAGCCGTGTCGAGCTTGCGGTCGCCAAGGCCGGCACCGCGGTGGTGATCGAGGGGTACGGGCCCCCGACCGACCCCCGGCTGATATCGACGACAATCACCCCCGACCCCGGCGTCATCGAGGTCAACGTTGCCCCGACCGCCAGTTTCGACGACCAGCGCCGGCAGCTCGAGACGCTGTACGAACAAGCCCGGCTGTCCCGGCTGTCCACCGAGTCGTTCGAAGTGGACGGCACGCACGGCGGTACCGGCGGTGGCAACCACATCACCCTCGGCGGCGTCACCCCGGCCGACTCGCCGCTGCTGCGCCGCCCGGACTTGCTGGTCTCGCTGTTGACCTACTGGCAGCGGCACCCATCGCTGTCCTACCTGTTTGCCGGCCGGTTCGTCGGCACCACCTCGCAGGCGCCGCGGGTCGACGAGGGCCGCGCCGAGGCGCTCTACGAGCTGGAAATCGCCTTCGCCGAGATCGCCCGGCTGGGCGGCGGTGGGCTGAAAAGCAACGCCAAGCCATGGGTGACCGACCGCGCGCTGCGCCACCTGCTGACCGACATCACCGGCAACACCCACCGCGCCGAATTCTGCATCGACAAGCTGTACAGCCCAGAGGGGCCCCGCGGCCGGCTGGGCCTACTGGAGCTGCGCGGCTTCGAGATGCCGCCGCATCTGCGGATGGCGATGGTGCAGTCGCTGCTGGTGCGCTCGCTCGTGGCCTGGTTCTGGGACGAGCCACTGCGCGCCCCGCTGATCCGGCACGGCGAGAACCTACATGGACGATACCTGTTGCCGCACTTCCTGATTCACGACATCGCTGACGTCGCAGCCGACCTGCGCGCGCACGGCATCGGTTTCGAGACCAGCTGGCTGGACCCGTTTACCGAGTTCCGCTTCCCCCGCATTGGCACCGCGGTGTTCGACGGTGTGGAGATCGAACTGCGCGGGGCGATCGAGCCGTGGAACACCCTGGGCGAGGAGTCCTCCGCCACCGGCACCGCCCGCTATGTCGACTCCTCGGTCGAGCGGGTCCAGGTCCGCGTCATCGGCGCCGACCGGCACCGTTACGCGGTGACCTGCAACGGCTACCCCGTCCCGTTGCTGGCCACCGACAACCCCGACATCCACGTCGGCGGGGTGCGGTTCAAGGCGTGGCAGCCGCCCAGCGCCCTGCACCCCACCATCTCCACGGACACGCCGCTGCAATTTGAACTGATCGACCTGACCACCGGGACGTCTCGCGGCGGCTGCACCTACCACGTCGCCCACCCTGGCGGCCGCGCCTACGATGAGCCGCCGGTTAACGCCGTGGAAGCCGAATCACGCCGGTCGCGTCGATTCGAGGCGACGGGGTTCACACCCGGCAAGCTCGACCTGGCGGGCATCCGGGAGAAGCAGGCGCGTTTGTTCACCGACATCGGCGCGCCGGGCATCCTGGACCTGCGGCGCGTGCGTACCGTGCAGCAGTAG
- a CDS encoding replication-associated recombination protein A: MPELVSDGLFDLPREPVTPGLSGAEAAAAASVSAPLAVRMRPATLDEVVGQDHLLAPGSPLRRLAEGSGVASAILYGPPGSGKTTLASLISQATGRRFEALSALSSGVKEVRAVIEQARRGLLSGEQTVLFIDEVHRFSKTQQDALLAAVENRVVLLVAATTENPSFSVVAPLLSRSLILQLRPLTADDIRAVVQRAIDDPRGLGGKVAVDAAAVDLLVQLAAGDARRALTALEVAAETAGEAAVTVETVEQSLDRAAVRYDRDGDQHYDVVSAFIKSVRGSDVDAALHYLARMLVAGEDPRFIARRLMILASEDIGMADPTALLVAVAAAQTVALIGMPEAQLTLAHATVHLATAPKSNAVTTALGAAMGDVKAGKAGMVPPQLRDGHYSGAAALGNAQGYKYSHDDPDGVVAQQYPPDELVGVNYYRPTGRGGEREMAGRLERLRAIIRGKRR; the protein is encoded by the coding sequence ATGCCTGAACTCGTGTCCGACGGTCTGTTCGACCTTCCCCGGGAGCCGGTCACCCCTGGCTTGAGCGGCGCGGAAGCGGCGGCGGCTGCGTCAGTTTCGGCGCCGCTGGCGGTGCGGATGCGTCCGGCGACGCTGGACGAAGTCGTCGGGCAGGACCATCTGCTGGCGCCCGGATCCCCGCTGCGGCGTCTGGCCGAGGGCTCCGGTGTCGCGTCGGCCATCCTCTACGGGCCGCCGGGAAGTGGTAAGACCACCTTGGCTTCGTTGATCTCCCAGGCCACCGGCCGTCGATTCGAGGCGCTCTCGGCACTGTCGTCCGGGGTCAAAGAGGTGCGGGCGGTGATAGAGCAGGCGCGCCGGGGCCTGCTTTCCGGCGAGCAGACGGTGCTGTTCATCGACGAGGTGCATCGCTTCTCCAAGACTCAGCAGGATGCGCTGCTGGCCGCCGTGGAGAACCGGGTGGTGCTGCTGGTGGCGGCGACCACCGAGAATCCGTCCTTCTCAGTCGTGGCGCCATTGCTGTCGCGGTCGCTGATCCTGCAGCTGCGGCCGCTGACCGCCGACGACATCCGCGCCGTGGTGCAGCGCGCGATCGACGACCCCCGCGGCCTAGGCGGCAAGGTAGCCGTCGATGCCGCCGCCGTCGACCTGCTGGTGCAGTTGGCGGCCGGCGACGCCCGCCGCGCCTTGACCGCGTTGGAGGTGGCCGCGGAGACGGCGGGGGAGGCCGCGGTGACCGTCGAGACGGTCGAGCAGTCCCTGGACCGGGCCGCGGTGCGCTACGACCGCGACGGCGACCAGCACTACGACGTCGTCAGCGCGTTCATCAAGTCGGTGCGAGGCTCGGATGTGGATGCGGCGCTGCACTACCTAGCCAGAATGCTGGTCGCCGGCGAGGACCCCAGGTTCATTGCGCGCCGGCTGATGATCCTGGCCAGCGAGGACATCGGTATGGCAGACCCGACCGCCCTGTTGGTGGCGGTGGCCGCCGCGCAGACCGTCGCACTGATCGGCATGCCCGAGGCGCAGCTGACGCTGGCGCACGCCACCGTGCACCTGGCGACCGCGCCGAAGTCCAACGCGGTGACCACGGCGCTGGGCGCGGCGATGGGCGATGTCAAAGCGGGCAAGGCCGGCATGGTGCCGCCCCAGCTGCGTGATGGGCACTACTCCGGTGCGGCGGCACTGGGCAATGCACAGGGCTACAAGTACTCCCACGATGACCCGGATGGTGTTGTAGCACAACAGTATCCGCCGGATGAGCTGGTTGGGGTGAACTACTACCGCCCGACGGGCCGGGGCGGGGAACGGGAGATGGCCGGGCGCTTGGAGCGGTTGCGAGCCATCATCCGCGGGAAACGGCGCTGA
- a CDS encoding secondary thiamine-phosphate synthase enzyme YjbQ gives MLEVDTARRRIVDLTEAVRRFCGSHEDGLCNVFVPHATAGVAVIETGAGSDDDLVDTLERLLPRDDRYRHAHGSHGHGADHVLPAIVSPSVTVPVHGGEPLLGTWQSVVLVDLNRDNPRRSVRLSFVEG, from the coding sequence GTGCTTGAAGTGGACACCGCGCGTCGCCGCATCGTCGATCTGACTGAGGCGGTGCGCAGGTTCTGCGGTAGTCACGAAGACGGCCTGTGCAACGTCTTCGTCCCGCACGCCACCGCCGGGGTGGCCGTCATCGAGACCGGCGCCGGCTCCGACGACGACCTGGTCGACACGCTGGAGCGGCTGCTGCCGCGCGACGATCGCTACCGGCATGCGCACGGATCGCACGGGCACGGCGCCGACCATGTGTTGCCGGCCATTGTCTCGCCGTCGGTGACGGTGCCGGTCCATGGCGGCGAGCCGCTGCTGGGCACCTGGCAAAGCGTCGTGCTGGTCGACCTGAACCGTGACAACCCCCGGCGGTCGGTCCGGTTGAGCTTCGTCGAAGGCTGA